TTTCAGAAGTAATTTCAGTTCCAATTCCACCTATAATTCCAGCTATAGCAGTAACTTTTTCATCATCAGCTATAACTAATTCTCCATTATTTAACTCTCTTTCAACTCCATCAAGAGTAGTTATCTTTTCTCCAACTTGAGCAGCTCTTACAGTAATGTTACCATTAGCTATCTTATCAAGGTCGAAAGCGTGCATAGGTTGATTATATTCAAACATAACAAAGTTAGTGATATCTACAATATTATTAATAGGTTTTAATCCCATAGCTCTGATTCTTTTCTTTAACCACTCTGGTGATTCTCCTACAGTAACATTTCTGATAACTCTTCCCATGTATCTTTTACATCTTTCTTTATCTTCAATATTTACTCTAGCCATTTTAGTAGTTGAATCAATAGCTTCAGTATATGTTACAGATGGGTATTTTACTTTTCTTCCATAGTAAGCAGCTATTTCTCTAGCTATTCCTATGTGAGATAGACAATCAGGTCTATTTGGAGTAATTTCAAGTTCAAATATTACGTCATCAAGTCCAGCATACTTTCTGTACTCTTCTCCAATAGGAGCATCTTCAGGAAGAATAATTATTCCATCTCCATCCTCTCCTATTCCTAATTCAACTTGAGAACATAGCATTCCAAATGATTCTACATCTCTTATTTTACTTTTTTTAATTTTAAAATCTCCAGGAAGTACAGCTCCTATTTTAGCTACTACAACCTTATCTCCTAATTTGTGATTAGGTGCTCCACAAACGATTTGTAGAGGCTCACCAGATCCTATATCAACTTTTACAAGTGTTAATTTTTCAGAATTAGGATGTCTATTATATTCTACGATATGTCCAATTACAACATTATCAAGATTTTTTCCTTGTATATCTATAGCTTCAACTTCTTGTCCAATCATAGTTAAAGCATTATCTAATTCTTTTAAATCTTCTTTTATATCTACATACTGTTTTAGCCAGTCTAAAGAAATTAACATTACTCTCCTCCAGAATTATTTAAATTGTTTTAAAAATCTAACATCATTTTCAAAGAATGCTCTTAGGTCATTAATACCACGTCTTAACATAGCAACCCTTTCAATTCCCATTCCAAAAGCAAATCCACTAACTTCTTCTGGATCATAACCAACAGCTTTTAAAACTTCAGGGTCAACCATTCCACATCCCATGATTTCTACCCAACCGCTATCTTTACACATTCTACATCCTTTACCTTTACATACAGCACATTGGATATCAACTTCTGCTGATGGTTCAGTAAATGGGAAAAAGTGAGGTCTAAATCTAACCTCTGTATCTCCGAACATCTTTTTAAGAGATTCAGTAAGTATAGCTTTAAAATTAGCAAAAGAAATATTTTCTCCAACCATAAGTCCTTCCATTTGATGGAACATTGGAGTGTGAGAAATATCGTAGTCAGGTCTATAAACCTTACCAGGACAGATCATTCTGAATGGTGGTTTGTGCTCTAACATATATCTTACTTGTACAGGAGAAGTTTGAGTTCTTAAAACAACATCTTCATTTATGTAGAAAGTATCAGTTATATCTCTAGATGGATGAGTTTCAGGAATATTTAAAGCATCAAAGTTGTATTTTACATATTCAACTTCTGGTCCATCAGCTACATCAAATCCCATTTCTATAAATATATTTTTCATAAAATTCATAGTATCAGTAATAGGATGAGTAGTTCCTAAAATATTTCTTTTACCAGGAAGAGTAATATCTATTACCTCTTCAGCTAGTCTTTTATTTTTTTCTTTTTCTTTTAATTCACTATTTTTACTTTCTAGTGCTGAATTGATAAATTCTCTAAGTTCATTAACTAGTTGTCCTATAACAGGTCTCTCTTCAGGAGTTAAGTTTTTCATTCCCTTAGATATTTCTGTAAGTTCTCCTTTTTTTCCAAGTAATTTTACTCTAATTTCTTCAAGTTCTTGTAAAGTTTCTGCTTTTGAAATCTTTAGATTGGCAGATTCTTTAAGTTGATTTACCTTTTCTTTCATTTTTCCTCCCTAGTTTAAAAGGCTTTTTATATATTAATGTTTATATACACTTATGATAAAATTTAAAATGATTATTATTAATATCTAAGATACCATATTCTCGTCCATATACAGCACCAGGATTAAAAAGAGTTATTCCATTTTTGTTTGAAAGATATTGTACATGTGTATGGCCAAAAATAACAATATCACAACTTAAGCGTCTACCTCTTTCTTCAATTGAGGAATAATCATATTTAACTCTATATTCATGACCATGAGCTAGAAGGATTTTAAATCCCTCTAGCT
The window above is part of the uncultured Fusobacterium sp. genome. Proteins encoded here:
- the pheS gene encoding phenylalanine--tRNA ligase subunit alpha gives rise to the protein MKEKVNQLKESANLKISKAETLQELEEIRVKLLGKKGELTEISKGMKNLTPEERPVIGQLVNELREFINSALESKNSELKEKEKNKRLAEEVIDITLPGKRNILGTTHPITDTMNFMKNIFIEMGFDVADGPEVEYVKYNFDALNIPETHPSRDITDTFYINEDVVLRTQTSPVQVRYMLEHKPPFRMICPGKVYRPDYDISHTPMFHQMEGLMVGENISFANFKAILTESLKKMFGDTEVRFRPHFFPFTEPSAEVDIQCAVCKGKGCRMCKDSGWVEIMGCGMVDPEVLKAVGYDPEEVSGFAFGMGIERVAMLRRGINDLRAFFENDVRFLKQFK
- a CDS encoding metallophosphoesterase, whose translation is MKVLVISDSHLKLDYLITIFNKEQPDVVLCAGDHSKDGEELSYVCPDAKYYIVRGNCDIFDRRHEDELIIELEGFKILLAHGHEYRVKYDYSSIEERGRRLSCDIVIFGHTHVQYLSNKNGITLFNPGAVYGREYGILDINNNHFKFYHKCI